A window of Spirochaetota bacterium genomic DNA:
AAATGCGCTCAATGAAGTTGCAAACAGGTCATCAACATCAGGCACTTCCCATTCAAAATTGTGCAATGCATCACACACTACAACATCCTGTATGCGCTCAGCAACAAGCGGCAGGTATTTCTTCATATCTGTATCATACACTATAAGATACAGATTATTGTTACGAAATATAAAATAACACGGGCACAGTTTCCAGTTTGTCAGTAACTGCCCTTCATTGGTTTTGTATGTGCACCGTATCATACGCTTTTCAAGCGCTGCAAAATAGATGCGTGCCAATGTCCACAGTGCTCGATCAGGATTGGCTGCAATAAATTTTTGCAATACCATATCACGTGTTGAATCTTTTACCACAAAGCCGCTATACACGCGTGCAATTTCAAGCTGCATATCAGCGTCAAGGTCTTCTGCAAGTGCTGTTATGAGTCCACCCTGTGTACGGTCAACACTTATTCCCAACTCATCTTCAATATGATCATTGATATATTTTCGGACATGGCTGTCGCTAATGTCCTTCTCATCTTCTTCAAGCGATAGTAACCGGGCAAGGCTTGCTGCATTCCAGGTTTCGTTGGCTCCAGGTGGTGATTGCAAAAGTGCCAGTATATGAAGGTAGCGTTTTAACACGCTGATCTTGCCTTCAGGGTTGGGGAAGTTGTGATCGTTTTTGCGAGCCATTGGTGTTATAATAACAACAGCATAAATAAACTTGTAAACAATTATTCTAAAAAAAATTTTATGAACAGTGTCCTATATAATTCTGCTTTCTTAACCAACAGGATTGAAATTTTTATGTATGCATTTTATATGATGAATAAATTTAATGAATATGAAACAATAATAAATTATTAACCAGTCTTTACTATAAGATTTTTAACCTTTTGAACAATCATATCAGGCAAAATGTCTCTATTTTCCATTGTTACCTCATGGATTTCAATATCATCACGCTGCTTTATTGACTTAATGAATTCATCCCCACCTAACGTTATGGTGCCAATAACAATATTTGTGCTATCAAGTGCTTTGATTGCTATATCTTTAAAGGTTTCTGAAAAGCATTCCATCTTGCCAATTTCGTCCAGTATAATAATTGTATTACTGTGTGGAATGATTGATGGAACAGCAATTGTATCAATATTATGGATATCCACACCATACCGCCGTATGTGATATGGTGATACAATATTCTGATGTGCTAAATAACCTTTTTTGCCATCCAATGTATGCAACACAAAGCCAGTGCGCCTGCCTTCTACTCTTTCTTCTTCAGTGTAAAATCCATTAGCGTGATATGGCAGCATTGCTATA
This region includes:
- a CDS encoding WYL domain-containing protein; protein product: MARKNDHNFPNPEGKISVLKRYLHILALLQSPPGANETWNAASLARLLSLEEDEKDISDSHVRKYINDHIEDELGISVDRTQGGLITALAEDLDADMQLEIARVYSGFVVKDSTRDMVLQKFIAANPDRALWTLARIYFAALEKRMIRCTYKTNEGQLLTNWKLCPCYFIFRNNNLYLIVYDTDMKKYLPLVAERIQDVVVCDALHNFEWEVPDVDDLFATSLSAFINNANTVEVTIRYSQVAKTTVENIIALLHPAIQKEPNNWYRATFAISDYLYLCKQLVLYGKQVEIVSPQKVRQAMINMLKESLSMYE
- a CDS encoding nucleoside-triphosphatase encodes the protein MKKNIFLTGAPSSGKTTVIKKIIAMLPYHANGFYTEEERVEGRRTGFVLHTLDGKKGYLAHQNIVSPYHIRRYGVDIHNIDTIAVPSIIPHSNTIIILDEIGKMECFSETFKDIAIKALDSTNIVIGTITLGGDEFIKSIKQRDDIEIHEVTMENRDILPDMIVQKVKNLIVKTG